One segment of Panicum virgatum strain AP13 chromosome 3K, P.virgatum_v5, whole genome shotgun sequence DNA contains the following:
- the LOC120700056 gene encoding stress-induced-phosphoprotein 1-like isoform X1: MAGGAGEGVSPSAALKDQGNEQFKSGNYLKAAALYTQAIKLDPDNATLYSNRAAAFLQLVKLSKALADAETTVKLKPEWEKGYFRKGCVLEAMERYEEAISAFQTALQHNPQNTEVSRKIKRLSQLAREKKRALDVESMRSNVDIGKNLDSLKTELATKYGDVETGQSIFSFVVNVIESAVKDWHDTGKVDPRVNFLLDEQKTNTQKYLPVVNIDKAFESPQTHGECFTFLRQYAEDSFAKAACMVAAKSIISYPQVWKGQGSRKWKLEQSDGFFVQFESPALRKIWFVPSTKEKGRTLCSACRSPETLDIGIHEVLPRIFKEAAAA, from the exons atggcgggcggcgccggagaaggggtttcgccgtcggcggcgctcAAGGACCAGGGGAACGAGCAGTTCAAGTCGGGGAACTACCTCAAGGCCGCCGCGCTCTACACGCAGGCCATCAAGCTCGACCCCGACAACGCCACCCTCTACAG CAACCGAGCTGCAGCTTTTCTTCAGCTGGTTAAGCTTAGTAAAGCACTTGCTGATGCTGAGACAACAGTCAAGCTGAAGCCAGAGTGGGAGAAG GGTTATTTCAGGAAAGGTTGTGTTTTGGAGGCCATGGAGCGCTATGAAGAG GCAATATCTGCTTTTCAGACAGCTTTGCAGCACAATCCACAAAACACAGAAGTCTCGAGAAAAATCAAGAGGCTTTCTCAGTTGGCAAGGGAAAAGAAGCGAGCTCTTGATGTAGAGAGCATGCGTTCCAATGTTGATATTGGGAAGAACTTGGATTCTCTGAAAACCGAGTTG GCCACAAAGTATGGAGATGTAGAAACAGGGCAGAGTATCTTTTCGTTTGTTGTTAATGTGATAGAATCAGCAGTAAAGGATTGGCATGACACAGGAAAAGTTGATCCAAGGGTCAATTTTCTTCTCGATGAGCAGAAGACTAATACTCAAAAATATCTCCCAGTGGTTAACATTGACAAG GCCTTTGAGTCACCCCAAACTCACGGTGAATGCTTCACATTTTTGCGGCAATATGCGGAGGATTCTTTTGCGAAGGCTGCTTGTATGGTGGCAGCTAAGAGCATCATCTCCTACCCACAG GTCTGGAAAGGGCAAGGATCCAGAAAATGGAAGCTTGAGCAGAGTGATGGGTTCTTTGTACAATTTGAATCGCCAGCTCTAAGGAAGATATGGTTTGTGCCCAGCACAAAAGAAAAGGGTCGAACATTGTGCAG CGCGTGCAGGAGCCCTGAGACCTTGGACATCGGCATCCATGAGGTCCTCCCCCGGATATTCAAGGAAGCAGCAGCGGCTTGA
- the LOC120700055 gene encoding uncharacterized protein LOC120700055, which produces MGKAGRWLRNFFLPGRKGRWKANDRADTDCQSVLSAPLPAPAATSSVREKRRWSFRRPGSAAGKADAGASGGQGPQGPLASSSSHCFSEAAVHVVVVQDDQRAAAEVVNAAAPVASLPPLAPARGCEDEEAAAAIKIQSAYRSYLARKALCALRGMVKLQAMVRGQLVRRQAKVTLRRMQALVDAQRRARADRLRLLEEEDARQQLANTNANATPRQPPSRRSPLHPLSRKPLEALENVKIVEVDDAGVAQGGRRSSFCSTTPGRTPAKAAELYQKVSPTPSALTDASARTLSGRFDDASLSSAWESARRGNAAWRADHRAPAAFAAAASPSYMANTKSSRAKARRSQSAPRQRPSSSASGSAAAASPSPSWCEPRPPSPGGSGGARHRASLDLPGAPRSSAGRMERCASRARASVGDGASLPSSECGSSGTVGHRGSAQGAWHG; this is translated from the exons ATGGGCAAGGCGGGCAGGTGGCTGAGGAACTTCTTCCTGccggggaggaaggggaggtggAAGGCCAACGACCGGGCGGACACAGACTGCCAGTCGGTGCTGTCggcgccgttgccggcgccggcggcgacgtcgtccGTGAGGGAGAAGAGGCGGTGGAGCTTCCGGCGgccggggtcggcggcgggcaAGGCCGACGCGGGCGCGTCCGGCGGCCAGGGGCCACAGGGCCCGCTCGCGTCCTCGTCGTCGCACTGCTTCTCCGAGGCCGCGGTGCACGTCGTGGTGGTGCAGGACgaccagcgcgccgccgccgaggtcgtGAACGCCGCCGCACCGGTTGCCTCCCTCCCGCCGCTGGCCCCGGCGAGGGGCTGCGAAgacgaggaggccgcggcggcgatcaAGATCCAGTCGGCGTACCGATCGTACCTG GCGAGGAAGGCGCTGTGCGCGCTCCGGGGGATGGTGAAGCTGCAGGCCATGGTGCGGGGCCAGCTGGTGCGGCGCCAGGCGAAGGTGACGCTCCGGCGGATGCAGGCGCTCGTTGACGCccagcggcgcgcgcgcgccgatCGGCTGCGCCTcctcgaggaggaggacgccagGCAGCAACTCGCCAACACCAACGCCAACGCCACGCCGCGGCAGCCGCCCAGCCGGCGCTCGCCGCTGCACCCGCTGTCCCGCAAGCCATTG GAGGCATTGGAGAACGTCAAGATCGTGGAGGTGGACGATGCCGGCGTGGCGCAGggcgggcggcgcagcagcttctgctcgacgacgccgggccgcacgccggcgaaggCCGCCGAGCTGTACCAGAAGGTGTCGCCGACGCCGTCAGCGCTGACGGACGCGAGCGCGCGGACGCTCAGCGGCCGGTTCGACGACGCGTCCTTGAGCTCCGCGTGGGAGTCGGCCCGGCGCGGCAACGCGGCGTGGCGCGCCGAccaccgcgcgccggcggcgttcgcggccgcggcctcccCGAGCTACATGGCGAACACCAAGTCGTCGCGCGCCAAGGCGCGGCGGTCGCAGAGCGCGCCGAGGCAGCGCCCCTCGTCGTCAGCgtccgggtccgcggcggcggcctcgccgtccccgtcgtggtgcgagccgcggccgccgagccccggcgggagcggcggcgcgcggcacaGGGCGTCGCTGGACCTGCCCGGCGCGCCCCGGAGCTCAGCGGGGCGCATGGAGCGGTGCGCGTCGCGGGCCCGCGCGAGCGTGGGCGACGGCGCGTCGCTCCCCAGCAGCGAGTGCGGGTCGTCGGGCACCGTGGGTCATCGTGGCAGCGCGCAGGGGGCATGGCATGGATGA
- the LOC120700056 gene encoding stress-induced-phosphoprotein 1-like isoform X2, with protein MAGGAGEGVSPSAALKDQGNEQFKSGNYLKAAALYTQAIKLDPDNATLYSNRAAAFLQLVKLSKALADAETTVKLKPEWEKGYFRKGCVLEAMERYEEAISAFQTALQHNPQNTEVSRKIKRLSQLAREKKRALDVESMRSNVDIGKNLDSLKTELATKYGDVETGQSIFSFVVNVIESAVKDWHDTGKVDPRVNFLLDEQKTNTQKYLPVVNIDKAFESPQTHGECFTFLRQYAEDSFAKAACMVAAKSIISYPQVWKGQGSRKWKLEQSDGFFVQFESPALRKIWFVPSTKEKGRTLCRSPETLDIGIHEVLPRIFKEAAAA; from the exons atggcgggcggcgccggagaaggggtttcgccgtcggcggcgctcAAGGACCAGGGGAACGAGCAGTTCAAGTCGGGGAACTACCTCAAGGCCGCCGCGCTCTACACGCAGGCCATCAAGCTCGACCCCGACAACGCCACCCTCTACAG CAACCGAGCTGCAGCTTTTCTTCAGCTGGTTAAGCTTAGTAAAGCACTTGCTGATGCTGAGACAACAGTCAAGCTGAAGCCAGAGTGGGAGAAG GGTTATTTCAGGAAAGGTTGTGTTTTGGAGGCCATGGAGCGCTATGAAGAG GCAATATCTGCTTTTCAGACAGCTTTGCAGCACAATCCACAAAACACAGAAGTCTCGAGAAAAATCAAGAGGCTTTCTCAGTTGGCAAGGGAAAAGAAGCGAGCTCTTGATGTAGAGAGCATGCGTTCCAATGTTGATATTGGGAAGAACTTGGATTCTCTGAAAACCGAGTTG GCCACAAAGTATGGAGATGTAGAAACAGGGCAGAGTATCTTTTCGTTTGTTGTTAATGTGATAGAATCAGCAGTAAAGGATTGGCATGACACAGGAAAAGTTGATCCAAGGGTCAATTTTCTTCTCGATGAGCAGAAGACTAATACTCAAAAATATCTCCCAGTGGTTAACATTGACAAG GCCTTTGAGTCACCCCAAACTCACGGTGAATGCTTCACATTTTTGCGGCAATATGCGGAGGATTCTTTTGCGAAGGCTGCTTGTATGGTGGCAGCTAAGAGCATCATCTCCTACCCACAG GTCTGGAAAGGGCAAGGATCCAGAAAATGGAAGCTTGAGCAGAGTGATGGGTTCTTTGTACAATTTGAATCGCCAGCTCTAAGGAAGATATGGTTTGTGCCCAGCACAAAAGAAAAGGGTCGAACATTGTGCAG GAGCCCTGAGACCTTGGACATCGGCATCCATGAGGTCCTCCCCCGGATATTCAAGGAAGCAGCAGCGGCTTGA